The following proteins are co-located in the Sporosarcina pasteurii genome:
- a CDS encoding WecB/TagA/CpsF family glycosyltransferase, which produces MVEKINILNIPISNIRKEKFLHKIEEHFKDSTGNLFIVTANPEIIMLTKESKDYQAAVLNADYVLPDGIGVIIASKLLKQPLEEKIPGYELLHDLLAYARAAEKRVYFYGAKPGIAGKAAEKAFSQYPGLQMAGTMDGYSSKGQEAADKIAATNPDFIFVAMGAPLQEQWIATYRAQFPNAVLVGVGGSFDVLSGTLKRAPKFWTNNNLEWLYRLITQPTRAKRMMKIPVFLVEVLKTRARKK; this is translated from the coding sequence ATGGTTGAAAAAATCAATATATTAAATATTCCAATTTCAAATATACGTAAAGAAAAGTTTCTACATAAAATTGAGGAACACTTTAAAGATTCAACAGGAAATTTATTTATCGTAACGGCAAATCCAGAAATCATTATGTTGACGAAGGAATCGAAGGACTATCAAGCCGCTGTATTAAATGCGGATTATGTCTTACCCGATGGCATTGGTGTCATCATTGCATCCAAGCTATTAAAACAGCCACTAGAGGAAAAAATACCGGGATATGAGCTATTACATGATTTATTAGCATATGCACGCGCTGCTGAGAAGCGTGTGTACTTCTACGGGGCTAAACCGGGAATTGCAGGGAAAGCTGCCGAAAAAGCTTTTTCACAGTACCCAGGCTTACAAATGGCCGGTACGATGGATGGGTATTCCTCGAAAGGACAGGAAGCTGCTGATAAGATTGCCGCCACTAATCCAGATTTTATATTCGTTGCAATGGGGGCCCCATTACAAGAGCAATGGATTGCTACTTATAGGGCTCAATTTCCAAATGCAGTTCTTGTAGGGGTGGGCGGGAGTTTTGACGTCCTTTCTGGGACCCTCAAACGTGCACCGAAGTTTTGGACGAACAATAACCTTGAATGGTTATACCGCCTTATTACGCAACCTACGCGGGCGAAGCGGATGATGAAGATTCCGGTGTTTTTGGTAGAGGTGTTAAAAACACGAGCTAGAAAGAAATAA